Proteins encoded together in one Candidatus Sulfotelmatobacter sp. window:
- a CDS encoding sigma 54-interacting transcriptional regulator yields the protein MGNILPNAGRGDGEGLAAAPAEIAFVEGVSASMRPVEAVIRELAQSEVPVLVLAEAGSGKHATALRIHRMSRRSAQPFRWFQCLGLKPEELEILEEQEIAGASAGTIYLQELADLSAEGQDRLLEALPQSSGKSTEGSERARLICSSARDLEVEVKRGRFREDLYYRISGVCLRLPPLRQRKEDIPFLMGYFLRKYARDFRRTVPDLSAETLRLFLDYAWPGNLRELEDAARVLVALGDEQVALGGLRALLRRPEAGGNAAGISLKAASRAASREAEKELILNALKRTRWNRRRAAVELQISYKALLYKLKQIGFEGYGA from the coding sequence ATGGGCAATATCTTGCCTAATGCTGGACGAGGCGACGGAGAAGGCTTGGCGGCGGCGCCGGCGGAAATCGCATTTGTCGAAGGGGTAAGCGCCAGCATGCGCCCGGTCGAGGCGGTAATCCGGGAACTGGCGCAGAGCGAAGTTCCGGTGCTGGTGCTGGCGGAAGCCGGATCGGGCAAGCATGCGACAGCATTGCGGATCCATCGCATGTCGCGAAGGAGTGCGCAACCTTTCCGCTGGTTTCAATGCCTGGGCCTGAAGCCGGAAGAATTGGAGATTCTGGAAGAACAAGAGATTGCCGGAGCGAGTGCGGGGACGATTTATCTCCAGGAGCTGGCGGACTTGAGCGCGGAAGGGCAGGACCGGCTGTTGGAGGCTCTGCCTCAATCGTCAGGCAAGAGCACGGAGGGTAGCGAGCGGGCACGACTGATTTGCAGCAGTGCGCGCGATCTTGAAGTCGAGGTCAAGCGGGGCCGGTTTCGCGAAGATCTTTACTACCGCATCAGCGGCGTGTGCCTGCGCCTGCCGCCGTTGCGCCAAAGAAAGGAAGACATCCCATTTTTGATGGGATATTTTCTGCGCAAATATGCCCGCGATTTCCGCCGCACAGTTCCCGACCTGAGCGCCGAGACGCTGCGTTTGTTTCTGGACTATGCCTGGCCAGGGAATTTGCGCGAACTGGAAGACGCGGCGCGAGTGCTGGTGGCGCTGGGGGACGAGCAGGTGGCGCTGGGCGGACTCCGCGCTCTCTTGCGTAGACCGGAAGCGGGGGGCAATGCCGCGGGAATTTCTCTGAAGGCCGCATCGAGAGCGGCTTCGCGCGAAGCGGAAAAAGAGTTGATCCTGAATGCGCTGAAGCGCACGCGCTGGAACCGGCGGCGGGCCGCGGTCGAGTTGCAGATCAGCTACAAGGCCCTGCTCTACAAATTGAAGCAAATTGGATTCGAAGGATACGGAGCCTAG
- the xrtA gene encoding exosortase A: MAALSLWLFGPTLVHLVSQWWQNPDFSHGFFVPLFSAFVIWQERHRLARIPLDPSWSGLVLLLFGLAVFVVGQLGAELFLARSSMLLVLAGLIVLFWGWNYFRALLFPLAFLILMIPIPTIVFNQITFPLQLLDSQAAAVILPWLGVPVFREGNVINLPAMPLNVAEACSGIRSLMSLVTLAIIYGYLMDRRTSVRVVLAIASVPIAVAANSLRIIGTGLLVQYWDPDKAEGYFHASWGLFIFLIALVAMYLLHRAICLIWPVEAEKAL, from the coding sequence ATTGCGGCTCTGTCTCTGTGGCTCTTCGGGCCCACCCTCGTTCACCTCGTCAGTCAATGGTGGCAGAATCCCGATTTTTCTCACGGCTTTTTCGTGCCGTTATTCTCCGCCTTTGTCATCTGGCAGGAGCGCCACCGCCTGGCCAGAATTCCCCTCGACCCCTCCTGGTCCGGTCTGGTGCTGCTACTATTCGGTCTGGCTGTGTTTGTCGTGGGTCAGCTTGGAGCCGAACTTTTTCTCGCTCGCTCTTCCATGCTACTCGTGCTGGCCGGCCTGATTGTGCTCTTCTGGGGATGGAACTACTTTCGCGCTCTTCTGTTTCCGCTGGCGTTCTTGATTCTGATGATCCCGATCCCCACCATCGTCTTTAACCAGATCACATTTCCGCTCCAGTTACTGGACTCGCAAGCCGCCGCCGTCATTCTGCCCTGGCTGGGCGTGCCCGTATTCCGCGAGGGCAACGTAATCAATCTTCCTGCCATGCCGTTGAACGTAGCCGAGGCTTGCAGCGGCATCCGCTCGCTCATGTCTCTGGTTACGCTGGCCATCATTTACGGCTATCTGATGGATCGCCGAACCTCGGTCCGCGTGGTGCTGGCCATTGCTTCCGTACCCATCGCAGTCGCCGCCAACAGTCTGCGCATTATTGGAACCGGCCTGCTGGTGCAATACTGGGATCCCGACAAGGCGGAAGGCTATTTCCACGCTTCCTGGGGTCTGTTTATCTTTCTGATTGCGCTGGTCGCGATGTATCTCCTACACCGGGCGATATGCCTGATTTGGCCGGTGGAAGCGGAGAAAGCGCTTTGA
- a CDS encoding TIGR03013 family XrtA/PEP-CTERM system glycosyltransferase — translation MIRLFRVYYPARTLVLLAVETLIVWSSFVVGTLARSPDDWLLNLNNQLLIEGGFFKILLVTGIVLMLSHGLDLYDSSSLVAKWDQTFRLLLVLGLVALTLSAVGYIYHYFLPGRDFLPHDSALLGLVILTFSLLGWRAAYSWLVQQKYFRERVYVLGTGERAQRVRDGLRQRSELGIEVVGWTGDITGELNRESVARHLLGLAQENGVHRVIVAMPDRRGTLPVEELMNLRLAGVKMEEATSWLEKISGRIEVEQLYPSWLIFADGFRFSSFFRLVRRVLNFLVALLGTVISLPLLPFVALAVKFSSPGPVLYRQRRVGRAGSTFYCYKFRTMRQDAEADTGATWATDNDPRITRVGKFLRSSRLDELPQLWCVLKGDMHFVGPRPERPEFVEMLSKEIPYYGVRHTVRPGITGWAQVQYKYGNTIEDAREKLQYDLFYIKNASVGLDFWIVFQTVKIVLLGRGAK, via the coding sequence GTGATCCGGCTTTTCAGAGTCTACTACCCTGCGCGAACGCTGGTACTGCTGGCGGTCGAGACGCTGATTGTCTGGTCTTCCTTTGTAGTGGGAACCCTGGCGAGAAGCCCGGACGACTGGCTTCTGAATCTGAACAATCAGCTGCTGATCGAAGGCGGATTTTTCAAGATCCTGTTGGTCACCGGGATTGTGCTGATGCTGTCCCACGGGCTGGATTTATACGATTCCTCGAGCCTGGTCGCGAAGTGGGATCAGACGTTTCGCCTTTTGCTGGTGCTGGGGCTGGTGGCGCTGACGCTGTCGGCGGTGGGCTATATCTACCACTATTTTTTGCCGGGCCGCGATTTTTTGCCGCACGATTCCGCGCTTTTGGGCCTGGTCATTTTGACCTTCTCGCTGTTGGGCTGGCGGGCGGCCTATTCCTGGCTGGTGCAACAGAAGTATTTTCGCGAGCGCGTTTACGTTCTGGGCACAGGAGAGCGGGCGCAACGAGTGCGAGATGGGCTGCGGCAGCGCTCGGAACTGGGCATTGAAGTGGTGGGCTGGACGGGAGACATAACCGGAGAACTGAACCGGGAGAGCGTGGCCAGGCATCTGCTGGGGTTGGCTCAGGAGAACGGAGTGCATCGCGTGATCGTGGCCATGCCGGATCGGCGGGGTACTTTGCCGGTGGAAGAGTTGATGAATCTGCGGCTGGCGGGCGTGAAAATGGAGGAGGCAACGTCATGGCTGGAGAAAATTTCCGGCCGGATTGAAGTGGAACAGCTATATCCGAGCTGGCTGATTTTCGCCGATGGCTTCCGCTTCAGCAGCTTCTTCCGGCTGGTGCGGCGCGTGCTGAATTTTCTGGTAGCCCTGCTGGGAACGGTGATCTCGCTGCCCCTGCTGCCGTTTGTGGCGCTGGCGGTCAAGTTCAGTTCCCCGGGGCCGGTGCTCTACCGGCAGCGGCGGGTGGGGCGGGCCGGCTCAACGTTTTATTGCTACAAATTTCGCACCATGCGGCAGGATGCGGAGGCGGATACTGGCGCGACCTGGGCTACCGATAACGATCCTCGCATTACGCGCGTGGGAAAGTTCCTGCGCTCGTCGCGGCTGGATGAACTTCCACAGTTGTGGTGCGTGTTGAAGGGCGATATGCACTTCGTGGGGCCGCGGCCGGAGCGGCCGGAATTCGTGGAAATGTTGAGTAAAGAAATTCCCTACTATGGGGTTCGCCACACGGTCCGGCCGGGAATTACGGGCTGGGCGCAGGTGCAATACAAGTACGGCAACACGATTGAGGATGCCCGCGAAAAGCTGCAATACGATTTGTTTTACATCAAAAATGCATCGGTGGGGCTGGACTTCTGGATCGTCTTCCAGACCGTCAAGATCGTGCTGTTGGGGCGTGGAGCGAAGTAA
- a CDS encoding Wzz/FepE/Etk N-terminal domain-containing protein: MIQNRELTMDDYLSMLRRRAKVILIPALIAPLIGFLVSYFFTPKFTSSSTILVEQQKVPEKMVQPIASQDLTSRMETLQQQVLSQPNLQKVVDKVFPGRNSQEASEIIDDIRLNMRVEPVVSDLSLSQKKPGQTPPTPAFNVTYTYRNAREAQQICNELTGLLIQENQLSVQAAAHGTSAVLKTGLDDAKNRLDELDKNLAQFKQKYVGQLPGDEENNLKILSGLNSQLEANTQTLNRAQQDKTYTESMLAQQLGAWKSAQSSTNPQTLEKQLSDLQTALLGLQARYTDDHPDVIKTKADIAEVKKKLAEINKASTDPTDTSNDKASATEPPEIRQLRLQVHQYSDLITAATRDQGRLQKEIAVYEGRVSLSPAVEEEYKGLTRDYDNQQKTYQDLLAKKSDADLTANMTNQEEGERMFPLNPADLPDAPSFPNRWLFAAGGLGAGLALGGGLAMWLELRDSSIRTEADAEAALELPLLISVPWVGVVAEPVKNGKFKFWNHDKNPEEHKLTIGV; this comes from the coding sequence ATGATTCAGAATCGCGAATTAACGATGGACGACTATCTTTCGATGCTGCGCCGCAGGGCGAAGGTAATCCTGATTCCGGCGCTGATCGCGCCGCTCATCGGATTTCTGGTCTCTTATTTTTTCACGCCCAAGTTCACCTCGTCGTCGACGATCCTGGTGGAGCAGCAGAAGGTGCCGGAAAAAATGGTGCAGCCGATTGCTTCCCAGGACTTGACTTCCCGCATGGAGACGCTGCAACAGCAGGTACTGAGCCAGCCCAATCTACAGAAGGTGGTGGACAAGGTGTTTCCGGGCAGGAACAGCCAGGAAGCCAGCGAGATAATCGACGATATTCGACTGAATATGAGAGTGGAACCGGTGGTATCGGATCTGTCGTTATCGCAAAAGAAGCCAGGGCAAACTCCGCCGACGCCGGCCTTTAATGTCACCTACACCTATCGGAATGCCCGAGAGGCGCAGCAGATTTGCAATGAACTTACCGGCCTGCTCATACAAGAGAACCAGCTCTCGGTTCAGGCCGCAGCCCATGGCACCAGCGCGGTGTTGAAAACAGGGTTGGACGATGCCAAAAATAGGCTGGACGAACTGGACAAGAACCTGGCGCAGTTCAAGCAGAAGTATGTGGGACAGCTTCCGGGAGATGAAGAGAATAACCTGAAGATCCTGTCGGGGCTGAACTCGCAACTGGAAGCGAATACGCAAACGCTGAACCGCGCGCAGCAGGATAAGACCTACACCGAGTCGATGCTGGCGCAGCAATTGGGAGCGTGGAAGTCGGCGCAAAGCTCGACCAATCCGCAAACCCTGGAAAAGCAGCTCTCCGACTTGCAAACCGCGCTGCTGGGACTTCAGGCCCGCTATACCGACGACCATCCGGACGTGATCAAAACCAAAGCTGACATTGCGGAAGTAAAGAAGAAGCTGGCGGAGATCAACAAGGCGTCGACGGATCCGACAGACACCAGCAACGACAAGGCTTCGGCCACCGAGCCGCCGGAGATTCGTCAATTGCGGCTCCAGGTGCATCAGTACTCCGATCTGATTACAGCAGCCACGCGCGATCAGGGGCGGCTCCAGAAAGAGATCGCCGTCTATGAGGGACGCGTATCGCTGAGCCCGGCCGTCGAGGAGGAGTACAAAGGTCTGACCCGCGACTACGACAACCAGCAGAAGACGTACCAGGATCTGCTGGCGAAGAAGAGCGACGCCGACTTGACCGCGAACATGACCAACCAGGAGGAAGGTGAGCGGATGTTTCCGCTGAATCCGGCGGACCTACCGGACGCGCCCAGTTTTCCCAATCGCTGGCTCTTTGCGGCAGGCGGGCTGGGGGCCGGGTTGGCTTTGGGTGGCGGGCTGGCCATGTGGCTGGAGCTGCGCGACAGTTCGATCCGCACCGAGGCCGATGCCGAGGCGGCGCTGGAGCTGCCCTTGCTGATTTCGGTTCCCTGGGTGGGAGTCGTCGCCGAGCCCGTAAAGAACGGGAAGTTCAAGTTCTGGAACCACGACAAGAATCCTGAGGAGCACAAGCTAACGATCGGAGTCTAG
- a CDS encoding polysaccharide biosynthesis/export family protein, which yields MTKVMKIGVLIATGLLAAGLPAQSGEVAKAEAGKSDKATVQTDKSAEQAPALALDYVIGADDTLHISVWKEPDLSETLPVRPDGKISMPLLNDVTAAGLTPLQLKDSLTEQLKKYISDPRVTVVVTAMNSRRIFVTGEVAHTGPMALLPHMTMLQALAQAGFTQFANPKATYLLRNENGKQVKHPFNYKEVVKGRNPEQNIVLQAGDTIVVP from the coding sequence ATGACGAAAGTGATGAAGATAGGAGTGTTAATAGCGACGGGCCTGTTGGCGGCGGGTCTGCCGGCGCAGTCCGGCGAAGTGGCGAAAGCCGAGGCCGGCAAGAGCGATAAGGCAACTGTACAAACTGACAAGTCCGCGGAGCAGGCGCCCGCGCTGGCGCTCGACTACGTCATCGGAGCCGACGACACGCTGCATATTTCGGTGTGGAAGGAGCCGGATCTTTCCGAGACGTTGCCGGTGCGTCCCGATGGAAAAATCTCGATGCCGCTGCTGAACGATGTAACGGCGGCGGGGCTCACGCCGTTGCAATTGAAGGATTCGCTCACCGAGCAACTGAAGAAGTACATTTCCGATCCGCGGGTGACGGTAGTGGTGACGGCGATGAATAGCCGGCGCATTTTCGTGACCGGAGAAGTGGCGCATACCGGGCCGATGGCGCTGCTGCCGCACATGACTATGCTGCAGGCGCTGGCTCAGGCCGGCTTCACGCAATTCGCCAATCCCAAGGCGACTTATCTGCTGCGCAATGAAAACGGGAAGCAAGTGAAGCATCCGTTTAATTACAAGGAAGTGGTGAAGGGAAGGAATCCAGAACAGAATATTGTTTTGCAGGCGGGCGACACGATCGTCGTTCCCTAA
- a CDS encoding AAA family ATPase codes for MYKEFYGLKANPFNVNPDPRYLFLTRHTEEALACLTYGIQSRKGFVLLTGEVGTGKTTLINKLLEWLRLQQVATAFIFNSRLNVPQFLDYMMADFGIPCDSRAKSQVLLRLYNWLLDRYRAGETAVLIVDEAQNLSEEVLEEIRMLTNLETFTEKLLQIVLVGQPELEQKLKQPQLRQLRQRLTLRARTHALTPDETKAYVQQRLRIAGSNGQQIFEPEAVAAIHRYAAGIPRVINLLSEHCLVSAFVDQQKLIGAAVVDNVARDFDLGDNTPSGTMTISPPGGTEKFDLVDALRSLATLADRLREEEKDLPDERKL; via the coding sequence ATGTACAAAGAGTTCTACGGACTAAAGGCGAATCCGTTCAACGTGAACCCGGACCCGCGTTATCTGTTTCTGACGCGGCATACCGAAGAGGCGCTGGCGTGCCTGACCTATGGCATTCAGAGCCGCAAGGGCTTCGTTCTGCTCACCGGGGAGGTGGGCACAGGCAAAACCACGCTCATCAACAAACTGCTGGAGTGGCTGCGGCTACAGCAGGTGGCGACGGCTTTCATTTTCAACTCGCGCCTGAACGTGCCACAGTTTCTGGACTACATGATGGCGGATTTTGGCATCCCCTGCGATTCGAGGGCCAAGAGCCAAGTCCTGCTGCGGCTGTACAACTGGCTGCTGGACCGCTACCGGGCGGGAGAGACTGCGGTGCTGATCGTAGACGAAGCACAGAATCTTTCCGAGGAAGTGCTGGAAGAGATCCGGATGCTGACCAATCTCGAGACCTTCACCGAAAAGCTGTTGCAGATCGTGCTGGTGGGGCAACCGGAGCTGGAGCAGAAGCTGAAGCAGCCGCAGTTGCGCCAGTTGCGCCAGCGGTTGACCTTGCGGGCAAGAACCCACGCGCTGACCCCCGACGAAACCAAGGCTTACGTGCAGCAACGGTTGCGCATAGCGGGCTCGAATGGGCAGCAGATATTCGAACCGGAGGCGGTGGCTGCCATTCACCGCTATGCCGCGGGAATTCCGCGCGTGATCAACTTATTGAGCGAACACTGTCTGGTGAGCGCGTTTGTGGACCAACAGAAGCTGATCGGCGCGGCGGTAGTTGACAATGTGGCGCGGGATTTCGATCTGGGCGACAACACCCCGTCGGGCACCATGACCATATCGCCGCCGGGCGGGACCGAGAAGTTTGATTTAGTGGACGCATTGCGGTCGCTAGCCACGCTGGCCGACCGTTTACGCGAAGAAGAGAAGGACCTCCCCGACGAAAGGAAACTATGA
- a CDS encoding CpsD/CapB family tyrosine-protein kinase yields MSRIHEALKKAEQERAANQGVAVQPSFAPPPPVADSPLYTEAPASPMAAESLVAGMPVLATPYGVEALLGRCPQLEWRPDLSTMLFMNGDDSARGTEEFRTLRSRLYHMREKMTLKSLLVTSALPKEGKSFTSANLAQVVVRQHGRRALLIDGDLRGPRLHQVLGTTPGPGLAEYLQGKNDEFSVMQRGPMENLFFIPAGTGIEDPAEMVGNGRLKILLQRLEHLFDWIIIDSPPAVPVADASLLAKACDGVLMVVRSNSTPSEMARRARLEFPDQAMVGVVLNGTREDAAPYQRYYYEAYEKKTTEPKA; encoded by the coding sequence ATGAGCCGTATTCATGAAGCATTAAAGAAAGCCGAGCAGGAGCGGGCCGCGAACCAGGGGGTCGCGGTACAGCCCAGCTTTGCGCCGCCGCCGCCCGTGGCAGATTCACCGTTATATACGGAGGCGCCGGCATCTCCAATGGCGGCGGAGTCGTTGGTAGCCGGAATGCCGGTTTTGGCCACTCCGTACGGGGTCGAAGCGCTGCTGGGGCGATGTCCACAGTTGGAGTGGAGGCCTGATTTGAGCACGATGTTGTTCATGAACGGCGACGACAGTGCACGGGGCACCGAAGAATTTCGCACTCTGCGATCGCGGCTGTACCATATGCGCGAGAAGATGACGCTGAAGTCGCTGCTGGTGACGAGCGCGCTGCCCAAGGAAGGCAAGTCGTTCACCTCGGCGAATCTGGCCCAGGTGGTAGTGCGGCAGCATGGGCGGCGAGCGCTGCTGATCGACGGCGACCTGCGCGGTCCCCGTCTGCACCAGGTGTTGGGTACAACGCCGGGACCCGGCCTGGCGGAATATCTGCAAGGAAAAAACGACGAGTTTTCCGTTATGCAGAGGGGACCGATGGAGAATCTATTTTTCATTCCCGCCGGTACCGGCATCGAAGATCCCGCCGAGATGGTGGGCAACGGGCGGCTGAAGATTCTCTTGCAGCGGCTGGAGCACCTCTTTGACTGGATTATCATCGATTCGCCCCCGGCGGTTCCGGTGGCCGACGCCAGTTTGCTGGCCAAGGCTTGCGACGGGGTGTTGATGGTGGTGCGCTCGAATTCGACGCCCTCCGAAATGGCCCGCCGGGCGCGACTGGAATTTCCCGACCAGGCCATGGTAGGAGTCGTGCTCAACGGTACCAGGGAAGACGCAGCGCCCTACCAGCGTTATTACTACGAAGCTTACGAGAAGAAGACGACCGAGCCCAAGGCCTAG